DNA from Bacteroides zoogleoformans:
CGGATCTTATGGTCTATACTTCTTTCAATCCTCCTCGTTGGCTGTGTCGTGCAGGAGATTACCGCAGTATTGAAGAAGCAGATGCTATGATGCGGCGGTTGCGTGCTACCGGTGTGTTTAAAGAAGTATCGATTGTGAAAGAGCAGATAAACATTCCTTTGTAAATTAAAGAATCATGTTAGAAAAAGAAGAAATCGCATCTCCTTCATTGAACCAACTGAAGGAACATTATCATCGTATTCTCACCCTGTTAGGCGAAGATGCCGAGCGTGAAGGCCTGCTGAAAACTCCGGAACGAGTGGCAAAAGCCATGTTGTCATTGACAAAAGGATATCATATGGATCCGCATGAGGTGCTTCGTTCGGCCAAGTTTCAGGAAGAGTATAGCCAGATGGTTATTGTGAAAGACATTGATTTCTTTTCGCTCTGCGAGCACCACATGCTTCCGTTTTACGGCAAGGCACATGTGGCGTACATTCCTAACGGTTACATTACGGGGCTGAGTAAAATAGCCCGTGTGGTAGATATATTCTCTCATCGTTTGCAGGTCCAGGAACGTATGACGTTGCAAATCAAGGAATGCATTCAGGCGACTTTGAATCCATTAGGAGTAATGGTGGTGGTAGAAGCTAAACATATGTGTATGCAGATGCGTGGTGTTGAGAAACAGAACTCCATTACCACCACTTCTGATTTTACGGGAGCTTTCAACCAGGCCAAAACTCGTGAGGAGTTTATGAATTTAA
Protein-coding regions in this window:
- the folE gene encoding GTP cyclohydrolase I FolE — encoded protein: MLEKEEIASPSLNQLKEHYHRILTLLGEDAEREGLLKTPERVAKAMLSLTKGYHMDPHEVLRSAKFQEEYSQMVIVKDIDFFSLCEHHMLPFYGKAHVAYIPNGYITGLSKIARVVDIFSHRLQVQERMTLQIKECIQATLNPLGVMVVVEAKHMCMQMRGVEKQNSITTTSDFTGAFNQAKTREEFMNLIRNNS